The Gemmatimonadota bacterium genome contains a region encoding:
- a CDS encoding nicotinate-nucleotide diphosphorylase (carboxylating) (catalyzes the formation of pyridine-2,3-dicarboxylate and 5-phospho-alpha-D-ribose 1-diphosphate from nictinate D-ribonucleotide), whose protein sequence is MLRRALREDLGRAGDLTTDAIVPADTLAAARLVTRAAGRIAGLD, encoded by the coding sequence ATGCTGCGCCGCGCGTTGCGCGAGGACCTGGGCCGCGCGGGCGACCTTACTACAGACGCCATTGTCCCGGCCGACACACTCGCCGCGGCGCGCCTGGTCACCCGCGCGGCCGGGCGTATTGCGGGGTTGGAC